The Lactuca sativa cultivar Salinas chromosome 2, Lsat_Salinas_v11, whole genome shotgun sequence genome includes a window with the following:
- the LOC128132221 gene encoding caffeoyl-CoA O-methyltransferase isoform X2, with amino-acid sequence MATTGETQPAKHQEVGHKSLLQSDALYQYILETSVYPREPESMKELREVTAKHPWNLMTTSADEGQFLNLLLKLINAKNTMEIGVYTGYSLLSTALALPEDGKILALDINRENYEIGLPIIEKAGVAHKIDFREGPALPLLDQMVEDAKFHGSFDFIFVDADKDNYLNYHKRLIDLVKIGGVIGYDNTLWNGSLVAPADAPLRKYVRYYRDFVLELNKALAADPRVEICQLPVGDGITLCRRIS; translated from the exons ATGGCAACCACCGGAGAAACTCAGCCTGCAAAACACCAAGAAGTTGGCCACAAAAGCCTCCTTCAAAGCGATGCACTTTACCAATACATTCTTGAAACCAGTGTTTACCCGAGAGAGCCAGAATCCATGAAAGAGCTTCGTGAGGTCACTGCTAAACACCCTTG GAATCTTATGACGACATCTGCTGATGAAGGACAGTTTTTGAACTTACTTCTTAAGCTCATAAATGCTAAGAACACGATGGAGATCGGTGTTTACACTGGTTATTCCCTTCTTTCTACCGCGCTTGCTCTACCAGAAGATGGAAAGATATTGGCTTTGGATATAAACCGTGAAAATTACGAAATTGGCCTTCCGATTATTGAGAAAGCAGGTGTTGCTCACAAGATTGACTTTAGAGAAGGTCCTGCTCTTCCTCTTCTTGACCAAATGGTAGAAGATGCAAAATTCCATGGATCATTCGATTTTATTTTTGTGGATGCAGATAAAGACAACTATCTTAATTACCACAAGAGGTTAATCGATCTTGTTAAAATTGGAGGTGTGATTGGTTATGATAACACCCTTTGGAATGGGTCTTTGGTGGCACCCGCAGATGCCCCACTTCGGAAGTATGTTAGATATTACAGAGACTTCGTGTTAGAGCTCAACAAAGCCCTTGCTGCTGATCCAAGAGTAGAGATATGTCAGCTTCCTGTGGGTGATGGAATCACTCTATGTCGCCGAATAAGCTAA
- the LOC128132221 gene encoding caffeoyl-CoA O-methyltransferase isoform X1 — MATTGETQPAKHQEVGHKSLLQSDALYQYILETSVYPREPESMKELREVTAKHPWNLMTTSADEGQFLNLLLKLINAKNTMEIGVYTGYSLLSTALALPEDGKILALDINRENYEIGLPIIEKAGVAHKIDFREDKDNYLNYHKRLIDLVKIGGVIGYDNTLWNGSLVAPADAPLRKYVRYYRDFVLELNKALAADPRVEICQLPVGDGITLCRRIS; from the exons ATGGCAACCACCGGAGAAACTCAGCCTGCAAAACACCAAGAAGTTGGCCACAAAAGCCTCCTTCAAAGCGATGCACTTTACCAATACATTCTTGAAACCAGTGTTTACCCGAGAGAGCCAGAATCCATGAAAGAGCTTCGTGAGGTCACTGCTAAACACCCTTG GAATCTTATGACGACATCTGCTGATGAAGGACAGTTTTTGAACTTACTTCTTAAGCTCATAAATGCTAAGAACACGATGGAGATCGGTGTTTACACTGGTTATTCCCTTCTTTCTACCGCGCTTGCTCTACCAGAAGATGGAAAGATATTGGCTTTGGATATAAACCGTGAAAATTACGAAATTGGCCTTCCGATTATTGAGAAAGCAGGTGTTGCTCACAAGATTGACTTTAGAGAAG ATAAAGACAACTATCTTAATTACCACAAGAGGTTAATCGATCTTGTTAAAATTGGAGGTGTGATTGGTTATGATAACACCCTTTGGAATGGGTCTTTGGTGGCACCCGCAGATGCCCCACTTCGGAAGTATGTTAGATATTACAGAGACTTCGTGTTAGAGCTCAACAAAGCCCTTGCTGCTGATCCAAGAGTAGAGATATGTCAGCTTCCTGTGGGTGATGGAATCACTCTATGTCGCCGAATAAGCTAA